A single window of Paenibacillus sp. SYP-B4298 DNA harbors:
- a CDS encoding MerR family transcriptional regulator encodes MFKIGEFSMLSKVPVKTLRYYDRIELLKPEKTDQATGYRYYSAEQLFQVNRIFLYKELGFTLKQMAQLLHEDISLDQLQGMFKLKESEIQQLIEREQEKLVRIKERMHLIKREGSVEKEQEVIIKTVESKRLLSFRSCGAVEDIPSLFQTLHQLWDTYAEEWVTEPQVVLWRESPDQANDFEFEVGYAVKGEITSLPDELSIRALPAETMATLLFHSNSPFAQTACIDLATWIEENGYRVKEDQPGREIYLPLSGEQGDRLIEIQIPIER; translated from the coding sequence ATGTTTAAAATAGGCGAGTTCTCGATGCTAAGCAAGGTTCCTGTAAAAACATTACGATACTATGATCGAATCGAGCTGTTAAAGCCCGAAAAAACAGATCAGGCTACAGGGTATCGCTACTATTCAGCAGAGCAACTATTTCAGGTGAATCGAATCTTTCTGTACAAAGAATTAGGCTTTACCTTGAAGCAGATGGCTCAGCTTCTTCATGAGGATATTTCCCTAGATCAGCTCCAGGGTATGTTTAAGCTCAAGGAGAGCGAAATTCAACAATTAATCGAGAGGGAGCAAGAAAAATTAGTTCGGATCAAGGAGCGTATGCATCTCATCAAACGAGAAGGGAGTGTTGAAAAGGAGCAGGAGGTCATCATCAAAACTGTAGAGAGCAAGCGACTTCTATCATTTCGTTCCTGCGGGGCTGTAGAGGACATTCCTTCCCTATTTCAAACCCTTCATCAATTGTGGGATACGTATGCTGAGGAATGGGTCACAGAGCCTCAAGTCGTGCTATGGAGGGAATCGCCCGACCAGGCAAATGATTTTGAATTTGAGGTCGGTTACGCGGTGAAAGGTGAGATTACCTCTCTTCCAGATGAGTTATCGATCCGTGCTCTACCAGCGGAGACGATGGCCACGCTGCTATTTCATTCGAATTCCCCTTTTGCCCAGACGGCTTGTATTGATTTGGCGACCTGGATCGAGGAGAATGGCTATCGCGTGAAGGAGGATCAGCCGGGTAGAGAGATTTATCTACCCTTGTCCGGTGAACAAGGGGATCGCTTAATCGAGATTCAAATCCCGATTGAACGATGA
- a CDS encoding MFS transporter, giving the protein MKNKPVIYLLALAVFLIGTIEYIITGIIEMVAIDLHVSTAVAGLLVTSFALSAAIGAPIVIALTINVDRKKILLWMLGLFIVSNFITFLSPSFEMMLLSRMLQGLSGGIATVVAMGVATRLVEMERRGSAIGLILMGLSSSLVLGVPLGTFLSDLIGWRALFVLISVITFIPLFVVYRSVPAIKEQEPVTIGMQLSLLKDKRIVIAVVITLFYVGAYSTLFTYLTPYLQASAELTMAQISGILLLAGICSFMGSSIGGKVADKKGPKFTILIGLTLQVIMLSSLAFIGANLVALIAVMMVWMIATWSTSPAQQLYLVTLVPKSPDIALSVNTSFIQFGFALGSGLGGLVISGTSVLDLSWFSAGIVVLALLMTFMLVVLDRASGRKTTVSSM; this is encoded by the coding sequence TTGAAGAATAAACCCGTCATCTATTTGCTGGCTCTGGCCGTTTTTTTGATCGGAACGATCGAATATATTATCACAGGCATCATCGAAATGGTAGCTATCGACTTGCATGTATCGACAGCGGTCGCGGGGTTGCTGGTTACTTCCTTCGCCCTTTCAGCCGCTATCGGTGCTCCGATTGTCATCGCTCTTACCATTAATGTAGACCGCAAAAAAATATTGCTATGGATGCTTGGCCTATTTATCGTCAGCAATTTCATTACTTTTTTAAGTCCATCATTTGAAATGATGCTCCTCTCCCGAATGCTGCAAGGGTTAAGTGGCGGTATCGCTACCGTTGTCGCCATGGGGGTCGCGACTCGTCTGGTCGAGATGGAAAGGAGAGGGAGCGCGATCGGGCTCATCTTAATGGGTCTAAGCAGCTCCTTGGTGCTTGGTGTACCTCTTGGCACATTCCTTAGTGATCTGATAGGCTGGAGAGCATTATTCGTTCTCATCAGTGTCATCACCTTCATTCCACTATTCGTAGTGTATCGAAGTGTACCCGCGATTAAGGAACAAGAACCGGTTACGATCGGGATGCAATTATCCTTATTGAAGGATAAGAGGATTGTCATTGCTGTTGTTATAACGTTATTTTATGTTGGTGCCTATTCCACGTTATTTACGTATTTGACGCCCTACTTGCAAGCTTCAGCAGAGCTCACCATGGCACAAATTAGCGGTATTTTATTGCTTGCCGGAATCTGCAGCTTCATGGGCTCCAGCATTGGAGGGAAAGTAGCGGACAAGAAGGGGCCCAAATTTACGATTCTGATTGGACTAACGTTACAAGTCATTATGTTAAGCTCACTCGCCTTCATCGGAGCTAATCTGGTGGCTCTGATTGCGGTGATGATGGTATGGATGATCGCTACGTGGAGCACATCTCCAGCCCAACAGCTCTATTTAGTTACACTGGTGCCCAAATCGCCGGATATTGCCTTGAGTGTGAATACATCCTTTATTCAATTTGGATTTGCCCTCGGCTCGGGGCTAGGAGGCTTGGTCATCAGCGGTACATCGGTATTGGATCTGAGCTGGTTCAGTGCGGGCATCGTTGTACTGGCTCTACTCATGACCTTCATGCTAGTCGTCCTGGATCGAGCCTCTGGCCGTAAGACAACGGTATCGTCAATGTGA